One window of the Diospyros lotus cultivar Yz01 chromosome 12, ASM1463336v1, whole genome shotgun sequence genome contains the following:
- the LOC127787199 gene encoding RGG repeats nuclear RNA binding protein A-like yields MATTNPFDLLGDDDNDDPSQLIAAQQLKPVPASKTASTPAKPAALTAKPAKLPSKPLPPSQAVREARNENSRGGRGGGRGFGRGRGGGGYNRDSTNNENNFGSNNGFSGGYKPAEDGDAGRVSERRGYSGSRGGFRGGRRGDFSNGEVAEGERPRRMFERRSGTGHGNEIKRDGAGRGNWGTPTDEIVPESEVPSNENEKNVDAEKQLGQEDAGDANKENPVNETEEKEPEDKEMTLEEYEKVLEEKRKALLALKTEERKVTVDKEFESMQLLSSKKSDEDIFLKLGSDKDKRKEAAEREERARKSVSINEFLKPPEGERYFGGRGRGRGRGPRGGFTGSNMANNVAAPSIDDVGQFPSLGGK; encoded by the exons ATGGCGACGACAAACCCGTTTGATCTACTCGGCGACGATGACAACGACGACCCGAGCCAGCTCATTGCTGCTCAGCAACTGAAGCCCGTTCCGGCGTCGAAAACTGCTTCCACTCCCGCTAAGCCCGCGGCTCTGACCGCCAAGCCGGCGAAGCTTCCGTCCAAGCCTTTGCCTCCATCTCAAGCAG TTAGAGAGGCGAGAAATGAAAATTCTCGAGGGGGACGTGGTGGAGGTCGTGGATTTGGGCGAGGACGTGGTGGAGGTGGATATAACAGAGATTCAAccaataatgaaaataactttGGGAGCAACAATGGTTTCTCTGGAGGTTACAAACCTGCAGAAGATGGTGATGCAGGGAGAGTTTCTGAAAGACGAGGATACTCTGGATCTCGTGGTGGTTTTCGTGGTGGCCGCCGTGGTGATTTTAGCAACGGGGAAGTTGCTGAAGGTGAACGCCCTCGGAGGATGTTTGAACGCCGCAGTGGCACTGGTCATGG GAATGAAATCAAACGTGATGGTGCTGGTCGGGGGAATTGGGGAACTCCTACTGATGAAATTGTTCC CGAGTCTGAAGTGCCTTCcaatgaaaatgagaagaatgtgGATGCTGAGAAGCAACTGGGTCAGGAAGATGCTGGAGATGCCAACAAGGAGAATCCTGTAAATGAAACTGAAGAGAAGGAGCCAGAGGATAAA gagatgaCTCTTGAAGAGTATGAGAAGGTGCTTGAGGAGAAGAGGAAAGCATTGCTTGCACTGAAGACTGAGGAAAGGAAGGTCACTGTCGACAAAGAATTTGAATCAATGCAACTACTTTCAAGCAAGAAGAGTGATGAAGACATCTTTCTGAAATTG GGTTCTGATAAGGATAAACGGAAGGAGGCTGCTGAAAGAGAAGAGAGGGCCAGAAag TCTGTCAGCATCAACGAGTTTCTGAAGCCTCCTGAGGGGGAAAGGTATTTTGGAGGTCGAGGCCGAGGCCGTGGCCGGGGTCCTAGAGGAGGATTCACCGGGAGCAATATGGCAAACAATGTGGCAGCTCCATCCATTGATGATGTTGGGCAGTTCCCGTCCTTGGGCGGAAAGTGA